In Rutidosis leptorrhynchoides isolate AG116_Rl617_1_P2 chromosome 2, CSIRO_AGI_Rlap_v1, whole genome shotgun sequence, one genomic interval encodes:
- the LOC139892517 gene encoding DNA-(apurinic or apyrimidinic site) endonuclease isoform X1 has product MKRFFQPVQKDASFKKPTLSSPSSAAIDDAVTKTESTNPVGDEGNKTQKKEPTKFLTWNANSFLLRIKNNWPEFTKFIDEIDPDIIAIQEVRMPAAGAKGAPKNPRELKDDNNASRDEKLIITRALSGPTFRKYDVWWSLSDSKYAGTALFVKKCFPPKKVSFNLEGSVSKHEADGRVIIAEFESFRIMNTYVPNNGWKDEETSFQRRRKWDKRMKEFVLQSTDKPLIWCGDLNVSHEEIDVSHPEFFQSAKMNGYIPPNKEDCGQPGFTLSERKRFGSILKEGKLIDAYRYLHNDKDMEHGFSWSGNPIGKYRGKRMRIDYMLVSEKLKDKIVKCEMHGHGIELEGFYGSDHCPVSLELAEPTVDDKQSDSLNTK; this is encoded by the exons ATGAAGCGATTTTTTCAACCAGTGCAGAAAGATGCTTCTTTCAAGAAACCTACTCTTTCTTCACCATCATCAGCTGCCATTGATGATGCAGTCACAAAAACAGAATCAACAAACCCAGTTGGAGATGAAGGTAATAAGACCCAGAAAAAAGAACCCACAAAGTTCTTGACTTGGAATGCTAACAGCTTTCTTCTTAGGATAAAAAACAACTGGCCTGAGTTCACTAAATTTATTGATGAAATTGATCCTGATATCATTGCTATACAG GAAGTAAGAATGCCTGCAGCTGGTGCCAAAGGCGCTCCAAAGAACCCGAGAGAGTTAAAGGACGATAACAATGCTTCACGAGATGAAAAACTG ATTATAACACGGGCATTATCAGGTCCCACATTCAGAAAGTATGATGTATGGTGGTCTCTTTCCGATTCAAAGTACGCCGGAACCGCGTTGTTTGTAAAGAAGTGTTTTCCACCAAAGAAGGTGTCCTTCAATCTAGAGGGCTCAG TTTCAAAGCATGAAGCAGATGGACGGGTTATTATAGCTGAATTTGAATCTTTTCGCATTATGAATACTTATGTTCCAAACAATGGTTGGAAAGATGAAGAAACCTCGTTCCAAAGGAGAAGAAAATGGGATAAAAGAATGAAAGAGTTTGTTTTGCAATCTACAGATAAACCCCTTATTTGGTGTGGTGATCTTAATGTTAG TCACGAAGAGATCGATGTCAGTCATCCAGAATTTTTTCAAAGTGCAAAAATGAACGGCTATATTCCTCCAAACAAAGAG GATTGTGGACAACCTGGATTTACGTTATCCGAGAGGAAGCGTTTTGGTTCCATTCTAAAAGA GGGAAAGCTAATAGACGCGTATAGATATCTGCACAACGACAAAGATATGGAGCATGGCTTCTCATGGTCTGGCAACCCTATTGGAAA GTATCGTGGTAAAAGAATGAGAATAGATTATATGTTAGTGTCTGAAAAACTTAAGGATAAGATTGTCAAGTGTGAGATGCACGGGCATGGGATCGAATTGGAGG GCTTTTACGGGAGTGATCATTGTCCTGTTTCTCTCGAGCTTGCTGAGCCAACCGTTGATGATAAGCAGAGTGACAGTTTGAACACCAAGTGA
- the LOC139892517 gene encoding DNA-(apurinic or apyrimidinic site) endonuclease isoform X2 — protein MPAAGAKGAPKNPRELKDDNNASRDEKLIITRALSGPTFRKYDVWWSLSDSKYAGTALFVKKCFPPKKVSFNLEGSVSKHEADGRVIIAEFESFRIMNTYVPNNGWKDEETSFQRRRKWDKRMKEFVLQSTDKPLIWCGDLNVSHEEIDVSHPEFFQSAKMNGYIPPNKEDCGQPGFTLSERKRFGSILKEGKLIDAYRYLHNDKDMEHGFSWSGNPIGKYRGKRMRIDYMLVSEKLKDKIVKCEMHGHGIELEGFYGSDHCPVSLELAEPTVDDKQSDSLNTK, from the exons ATGCCTGCAGCTGGTGCCAAAGGCGCTCCAAAGAACCCGAGAGAGTTAAAGGACGATAACAATGCTTCACGAGATGAAAAACTG ATTATAACACGGGCATTATCAGGTCCCACATTCAGAAAGTATGATGTATGGTGGTCTCTTTCCGATTCAAAGTACGCCGGAACCGCGTTGTTTGTAAAGAAGTGTTTTCCACCAAAGAAGGTGTCCTTCAATCTAGAGGGCTCAG TTTCAAAGCATGAAGCAGATGGACGGGTTATTATAGCTGAATTTGAATCTTTTCGCATTATGAATACTTATGTTCCAAACAATGGTTGGAAAGATGAAGAAACCTCGTTCCAAAGGAGAAGAAAATGGGATAAAAGAATGAAAGAGTTTGTTTTGCAATCTACAGATAAACCCCTTATTTGGTGTGGTGATCTTAATGTTAG TCACGAAGAGATCGATGTCAGTCATCCAGAATTTTTTCAAAGTGCAAAAATGAACGGCTATATTCCTCCAAACAAAGAG GATTGTGGACAACCTGGATTTACGTTATCCGAGAGGAAGCGTTTTGGTTCCATTCTAAAAGA GGGAAAGCTAATAGACGCGTATAGATATCTGCACAACGACAAAGATATGGAGCATGGCTTCTCATGGTCTGGCAACCCTATTGGAAA GTATCGTGGTAAAAGAATGAGAATAGATTATATGTTAGTGTCTGAAAAACTTAAGGATAAGATTGTCAAGTGTGAGATGCACGGGCATGGGATCGAATTGGAGG GCTTTTACGGGAGTGATCATTGTCCTGTTTCTCTCGAGCTTGCTGAGCCAACCGTTGATGATAAGCAGAGTGACAGTTTGAACACCAAGTGA